The Mangrovibacillus cuniculi sequence TGACGACCCACTGATACAAGTAACTTTTCAGATGTAAAGGTTTTCATTTCTCCTTTGACTTCTGCTTGGATAGTTACTTTTCCTTCTTCTTTGGTTAGTGTCTCTGGTAATACTTTTGCGTTCAATTCCATCTTAATGCCACGTTTCTTCAAGATTTGGAACATTTCTTTGGAAACATCATGGTCTTCTGTTGGAACAATACGATCCGCATACTCCACTACGGTTACCTCTACACCAAAATCGTGTAACATAGATGCCCACTCAATTCCAATTACTCCACCTCCAACAATGGTAATGGAAGTTGGTAATTGTTCAAGTTGTAATGCATGATCGGAAGATAATACATGCGAACCATCTAATTCTAAACCAGGCAAAGTTCTCGGTCTTGAACCGGTAGCAACAATGACGTTCTTCGGTATTAACATTTCATTATCTTCTCCGTTGTTCATTTCGACAGAGATAGTACCAGGCATTGGAGAAAAAATAGAAGGCCCTAAAATTCTTCCCATCCCTTCATAAACATCAATTTTCCCCTGTTTCATCAGATATTGAACACCTTTATGTAACTGATCCACAATAGAGTCTTTTCTTTCTTGTACTTTATTGAAGTTAAGCGTAGCTCCACTTAAGGAAATCCCATATTTTTCACTCTCTTTAGCTGTAGCAAAAACTTCTGCAGAACGAAGAAGTGCTTTACTTGGGATACACCCTGCATGCAAACAAGTTCCACCTAATTTTGCTTTTTCTACTATCGCTGTCTTTAGCCCTAGTTGTGAAGCTCGGATGGCTGCAACATAGCCACCCGTTCCTCCACCAAGGACAACCAGATCATATTCTTGTGCCATCTGATTTCCTCTCCCTTACTTAGTAATTGTTTCTTTCACTTCATTAGGATAGCGCTTAGCTTTTTCCTCACCTGTTAACACTCGGAGTGCTCCTTCAGCTAATGCTTGTAGCTCATTTTCACCCGGGTGCACTAACACATCAGAGATCCAAGCTACTCTTTCTTGTATGCTTTTAACAAATGAATTTCCATACGCCAATCCACCAGTCA is a genomic window containing:
- the lpdA gene encoding dihydrolipoyl dehydrogenase — encoded protein: MAQEYDLVVLGGGTGGYVAAIRASQLGLKTAIVEKAKLGGTCLHAGCIPSKALLRSAEVFATAKESEKYGISLSGATLNFNKVQERKDSIVDQLHKGVQYLMKQGKIDVYEGMGRILGPSIFSPMPGTISVEMNNGEDNEMLIPKNVIVATGSRPRTLPGLELDGSHVLSSDHALQLEQLPTSITIVGGGVIGIEWASMLHDFGVEVTVVEYADRIVPTEDHDVSKEMFQILKKRGIKMELNAKVLPETLTKEEGKVTIQAEVKGEMKTFTSEKLLVSVGRQANVEGIGLENTDIQVENGFISVNNMYQTKESHIYAIGDVIGGLQLAHVASHEGIVAVEHIADQKPSPIDSTLISKCIYSRPEMASVGLTEKEAVDKGLEIKVGKFPFKAVGKALVYGESEGFVKIIADKNTDDLLGVHMIGPHVTDMISEAGLAKVLDATPWEVAHTIHPHPTLAEAIGEAALAVDGKAIHS